The Malus sylvestris chromosome 8, drMalSylv7.2, whole genome shotgun sequence genomic interval TGAGCTGGTCAGTGGATTTGAAGTTTCAGTTGACGGCGAGGGTGTTGACGGTACCATCAACGCTTATCTCTTCAAGGCAGTCAAAAACAACAACGGAATTGGGATACTTCTCTTGTCTGACATCTTTGGCTTCGAAGATTCATCCACCAGAGAGTTTGCATATCGCATTGCCTGCAGCGGTTACAAGTAacatattttctcaactttcAACTGCCATCACTATATCTCTGCATAATGAAGTAGTGTCTCAAATTTCTTTGTTTATATATACAACAATATGCAGCGTTTTACTTCCGGACCTGTTTCGCGGAGATCCATGGACAAGGGACCGCCCGAAGATTGATTTTGAGAAGTGGATTGCTAACCAAGAAGCTCAAAGGGTTGCGAAAGACATCGCCGCGTGTGCAAAATGGATGGTTGATGAGTTTGCGGCTGCAGGGATCTCAAACAAGCTTGGCTTGATAGGGTTCTGCTACGGAGGTGGCAAAGTGATTGAGGTGCTGGCGCAGGACCAGGGCGCTTATTTCGGGATTGGGGTCTCCTTCTACGGAACAAGGATGGACGACACATCTGTAGCTTCGAATGTGAAGGTTCCCGTATTGTTTATTACGGGGGACAACGACCCGCTGTGTCGTGTGAGCGTGGTAGAAAGTATTGAGAAAACCATCGGCAGGGGATCGAGGGTGGTGAGTTTCAAGGGAAGAGGTCATGGCTTTGCGCACCGACCTCAGTcgtttgaagaagatgaagatgcaGAGAAAGCTTTCACTTTGATGAGAAATTGGCTACATGATGGCTTGCTTGCAAATGCAAATGCAAATGCAGGTTAATTACATACTGCTTAATCAAGTATAAATCCTTCATTACTGTATCTGTCTAATTAATCACAAGATTATATATGGTTTATTAACTCCGTCTTAATCTTTGTTTTACATCTCATTCCTAATTCTTCATTAATTTCCTAATGTAAACCTTCCACATAAACTCTGTCAATCTGGAGATGAGATTGGCGAAAAATTAGTGCAAAGGTAACACTAGGTAGCATATTCACATGGTGCTACGAGTTAAAACAGAAATGAGTATAATTCGCGGGATTCTACTCGATCGGGCTTCCCCAATTTTCCTACAAAGATTTGGCATGGGCCATAAACTACATGGTTCAACATTTGCTTATGCATTTCTTGTTGCTCGGAACACGGTGCAGCCCGAAACTGTTGTCACCAAGTTACACAAGAACCTGAATCGATTTCCACGGAAAACAGCCTCGCAAGAACAGTAACGCGAGGTGAGCAAATAGCGTGGTAAATGATAGGCAGATGGTTCGACTGAAAGGCACAAAGCATGTCGTCTCACCAAGGGTTACAACCAACAGGAGGGTCTTCAACCAATAACAACATGTTACTGATTTCAGTCTTCCGAAACCCTCGACATTTTCATATGAATCCATGTTTTCTTATGAACAAATACCAAAGCAGAATACTAATGAAGTGTTCAGCATCGCCAAGCACAACTACTAGGATTATCAGAAAACGACGATGCACATAATACATACTTACTGATGAGTTTCCTTCCGTTTAGTCATCAAAGACACCAAACCCGCAATCGCAATTATTTTTTCCTTCCACAAACTAAGTTTGATAGAGTGACAGCATTACAGAACAAAGGGCAATAAATTTGTATTAAGCCTGAAGTGGATCAGGTGATATCTTTATCAATCAAAAACAGTATTCGTACCACATGTTCAAATCCATTGCAGGCATAAGCGTGACCGACAGTCAAAAAACCTCCAATTTGAATCCCAAAATTGTGGGTTAACTTGACTTTGCATAAACTCAATCTTGTCCGTCCTGAAAACAACAGTAAAAACGGCATCAAATAACTTCCATGCACAATTCATCCCTTCAGTAATTAACTTATGTTCATCCTCACAcagaaaacaaacccaaaaatttaaattagttTCAAATAAATCAACATGCCGAAATCATACACTAGATTCAATGGATTGAAATTTTCACCACAATAAAAGTCGTTTTCATCAACCTGCTAAAAGCCTAAAATCATACTCTCCTGCAAAATGAGTATGAACCAAGAGATGAACCTACATCATTTATCACAAAAGTGCAAAGAAAAAACCTCCGGATGACAAGGTCGTCGCACATTAGAGCTTTAGTTTTCAAACAATTAAAAAGTTGAAAATAATTATAGGATTTGAGGCTTAAAAGGACAGTTTTGGATGCTTCATTCAAATCGGTCTTTCTGTTTGGTTCATGAAGGAAAGAATTAGAAATTCACTGCAAGATGTTCGGTAGGCGCAAAAGGAAACCAATGGAATGAGGTGCAAATAGGTTTTCCAGAGCTACACATATTGAAGCTTATGAGCTCTAGGTCTCCTACGTACAAACTACAGGAACCTCACAAAGCTGCATCCTCAACCCAGGCAAGCACCTCATCATCCAGTTTTGGTGAGGAAGCTTGAGCCCACGTGTTGAGAACTGAGTGAGATAACATCCACAAGATGAGTAGAGGCTCATGAGTAGATGGAGGTGCCCTCCTCCAGTcgtgttttcttttttcctttttacttttcttaAAGATTAGTGAGTGTAGATGTTTTggtttttgagttttattacTATGTATGAAAAGACAGCCTTGCCTATCAATTGTTAGTTTGAGTTATCTTCCGTTAAAAAGGGATGTTGGTGGAATAAATCAATGTTGTGGGGGTACCGAGTGGAATAAATCAACATCAGAAGAAATCAAATCTACCTGAGGAGCAGGATTCTCAACAATCTTAGGAGCAGGATTCTCAACCATCTTAGGAGCAGCCGACTTTGCTGGAGATCCCTCAAACAAACAAGAGCACTCTGTGTATGCAGATCCAATGCCCAATCCAGCACCAAAAGCTACAGAAGCCCAACGAGACACAGGACTTCCTAGTAGGACACAACAAAGATACATTTATTAATTCAAGATTACCAATTTTGAGAgatttaaaacatttatttacagttcaaataaatgaaagacatTGGTCACATGCTAATGATAATTAGATACAGCATCCAATGAACTGAATAACCTCAAAAGGGCTATAGAAAATGTAGAATATATTGTTACTTATGTTTTTATGCCTTTGAAAGTCAAATCATACCCTTGTCATCTTAAGAATTGTGATACATATTACATAGACTTGGACAAGAATATTAGATGAAGGTACATGTGCATGTGTTCAATTATTCTGTTTTTATAAGATTACCAATGACATCGGAGCGTCTAGTTTCATTTTATCATGGTCAGGTCCTGTCACAGGAATATGGCAGGGCAATTAGTTGCATCTACCAAATTACTGGTATGATGTCTTTCAAGGTATTAGACAGGCTCTAAGTCAATTTCCATTAGAAGCCACTAAACATTGCTATACAGTCTGCTTGGTTTTAAGAAAATGTGCAAAAGGAAATTATTTTGCAACGATAAAAGCAACTTGACCGACCTACTAATATCCTGAACTAAACTAAGAATTGCTAGAGATAGGATAAATGGGGACGGTAGATATCATACTCAATATAGTTTCGGGCTGGGCAATGACTATCCAGCCTGGTTGCATTTAGTGTCCGCTTCAATGGAGAACATAAGTTCAAATCTCATGAACGACATGACACTTTATTAAAGGGAAAAAAGATAGCCTTGTGAAAAAAATTTCCTTTCATAATCACCCAATACCCTGAGGAATGGTAATAAACCAAATTAAAGCCACTCAAACACGAACGCCTAACCCAAATCTTCTTCTCTTTGATCAATGAATAAAAGAAAGCAGCAACATTACTTTGACATTAGCAGCCAATGAATCATAATTTACATCACATTTCATGTTATCCAATTAATCAGTAAGCTCTATTCTACATAGAACAACATTGAGAAACATATAAAGTCGAACCGAAGAAAATAGCTGGAAATCCTAACCCTCCATTTGTCTGATGTCACAAAATACAGGAACATAAATGCATTTATTCGGTCCAGAAAAGTAGTAGAATCGCTCGAGTTCATTCGGCATAGCCAGtttgtacatatatatacatgtaagtATGCCTACGAACGCAATTTAAGGTTCCATGTAGGTCAATTCAATTAAGTAAATATGGGGTGTTCGTGTTCGAAATAATTTTGGGCATATTCCAAATTGCAGTGAAAAAGATTTTGCTTAATCATTCCAGCTAAACCCATCAATCATCATCCTACCAACTAACTAATCTTCCAATTATTTgcacatatatacacacacatgcatacatatatattgatatagatatatagatatatatgtatacatatatatatatatgaaaattgTCTTGGAAATTGCAAAGAAGCAAAACGGAGAACCGAGAGAAATAAAGGGAAGGAAATGGGGAGAAGCGGAAGAGAACTGACTGAACAAAAGGAGACCGCCAAAGGCACCACCCAAGGAGGAGTAGACGAAGCGGCGGACGGTCAGATCGAGACAGGCGTCCCATTTGGCGTTCACGTCGTACGGCGGTGGGATGATTTCTTTGTTGTCCGCCATTGTAGCCACCTGAATTTTCTGCTTTgattcttttcttctctctcttccttctcctcctcttgcTTTCCGCTTTGGTTTTGAGATTTTGTGTGATTTGGTCGGGGCTGTGTCCGTCGTCCGTTTAGGTTTCACGCTGCATCCTTTTTGggctttagttgcataagtacaTGGGCCACTTCAAGCTCTTTTGGGTTCAAAAGAATTCGTTTGGAAGAATCATTAGATATGTACTTCTTGtggaaagcacttaaagtgtttttttagGATCCACTTGAATTATTACTAAGAATTGgttcaaaaaaaatttacaccaaaaacactttcaattaTTGTAAAAGCATTTCCAAACGAGTCCAAAGTAACTGAGCCTCAACAAAATTTCGCATCGTCTTTGTCGGAAAATTTGAATTCTTGAATTGTTGaagcaattttcaaaactcaGAAATCCCTATTTTCAGAGCCATCCATTAAGAATCTATGGAATTGGAATCAGATTTGAAATATTGTTGAATTTGTAGAATTGGATCGGATGGAATTGGGTTTGTAAAGTTACTAAAGTTTTATGTAAGTGGATTTGTTGagttttctttgttctttttcatTCAAGTTAAATTTTGTTGATATACATGGAACCATTTTCtctgatttattttattttttatcaataaTACTTTGGTTAGGTGTAACGTGAAGTGTGTAAGTTAATAAGTCTAACTACTATTAGATTTAATTTAATGATTTCTATAAAAAGTCGTCACAG includes:
- the LOC126633267 gene encoding uncharacterized protein LOC126633267, with product MKDMNWLLYSTGSGRLPTPQPSSAASMFLRSKTKTRSSSLNHRFDFLSTFSASPLRAAAFSSSSSSSSSTQRSASRRRSAAASTGTRVACSLLKAEDSVNDDETCELVSGFEVSVDGEGVDGTINAYLFKAVKNNNGIGILLLSDIFGFEDSSTREFAYRIACSGYNVLLPDLFRGDPWTRDRPKIDFEKWIANQEAQRVAKDIAACAKWMVDEFAAAGISNKLGLIGFCYGGGKVIEVLAQDQGAYFGIGVSFYGTRMDDTSVASNVKVPVLFITGDNDPLCRVSVVESIEKTIGRGSRVVSFKGRGHGFAHRPQSFEEDEDAEKAFTLMRNWLHDGLLANANANAG
- the LOC126633273 gene encoding uncharacterized protein LOC126633273 translates to MADNKEIIPPPYDVNAKWDACLDLTVRRFVYSSLGGAFGGLLLFRSPVSRWASVAFGAGLGIGSAYTECSCLFEGSPAKSAAPKMVENPAPKIVENPAPQDGQD